The following proteins are co-located in the Borrelia hispanica CRI genome:
- a CDS encoding DUF261 family protein, with protein sequence MKNKLFVFIYNFAYNVLKDHFIKKYKSELLESAVPLKNSSYQVYEKIKEIEKHRLVVPFQYNFKEQNSAICKFGCYFLCILFISFVVKEIKDKIEKCFDKFEVDLLFKSLADAGCLKDVNSYVLDPNLIFKSLGISDDIHYLDVHYSPTEYDPDSCDILIGKYKDSKSDLYHFVIIDNDLNSVIWDSLGSSKAVNDGVLESLRVFKISDSSIVNGVRQRLALYREQFNRA encoded by the coding sequence ATGAAAAATAAATTGTTTGTTTTTATTTACAATTTTGCATATAACGTCTTGAAAGATCATTTTATAAAAAAATATAAATCAGAATTGCTCGAAAGTGCTGTTCCATTGAAAAATTCTTCTTATCAAGTGTATGAAAAAATCAAAGAAATAGAAAAACACAGGCTAGTAGTTCCTTTTCAATATAATTTCAAAGAACAAAATAGTGCTATTTGTAAGTTTGGATGTTATTTCTTATGTATTTTGTTTATTTCTTTTGTGGTAAAAGAGATAAAAGACAAGATTGAAAAATGTTTCGATAAATTCGAAGTTGATTTGCTTTTTAAAAGTCTTGCTGATGCTGGATGTTTAAAAGATGTCAATTCGTATGTTCTTGATCCAAATTTAATATTCAAAAGTCTTGGAATTAGTGATGATATTCATTATCTCGATGTACACTACTCCCCTACTGAATATGATCCTGATAGTTGTGATATTTTAATTGGTAAATATAAAGATAGTAAAAGTGATTTATATCATTTTGTGATTATTGATAATGATTTAAATTCTGTTATTTGGGATTCACTTGGTAGTTCCAAAGCTGTAAATGATGGTGTTCTTGAATCTTTACGAGTATTTAAAATTAGTGATTCGTCTATTGTTAATGGCGTTAGGCAAAGACTTGCTTTGTATCGTGAGCAGTTTAATAGAGCATGA
- a CDS encoding BBA14 family lipoprotein, translated as MNRFIVNKSYLLSLFLVVILLSCKGIASLPVEPVLLEKNDPVSLAIDEAALFQYALSLNLWLLDTKEYVDRYYKRDKFPYFEPFDPTYQGDAGELGITKRIAYYKRYIEGTKPIAVSVYRKYTQVYLEE; from the coding sequence ATGAATAGATTTATTGTAAATAAAAGTTATTTGTTGTCTTTGTTTTTGGTAGTCATATTATTGTCTTGTAAAGGTATTGCAAGTCTGCCTGTTGAACCTGTACTACTAGAGAAAAATGATCCTGTAAGTTTGGCTATTGATGAGGCTGCGTTATTTCAGTATGCATTAAGTCTCAATTTGTGGCTTCTTGATACTAAAGAGTATGTTGATCGTTATTACAAAAGGGACAAATTTCCATATTTTGAACCTTTTGATCCTACATACCAAGGTGATGCTGGTGAATTAGGAATTACTAAGAGAATTGCTTATTACAAACGTTATATAGAAGGAACAAAACCTATTGCTGTTTCTGTGTATCGTAAATATACCCAGGTGTACTTAGAGGAGTAG